The Salmonella enterica subsp. houtenae serovar Houten genome has a segment encoding these proteins:
- a CDS encoding Rhs family protein yields the protein MLSHSQLEVSSRTTLDRDPRRFIAWQKNNTAVPNLHNRLSLAGQILKRDSTDSGWQVMIFNAAGGVAWGIDARGTIQTHAWDALGRPVSGTEQAAGDTLRTAWRKEYGDAVASSEDAYRNNLRGVCVRQYDDGGLLSINAIALSGAVLQQTKRFLNDAEGKPDWPENDTACDALLEAGGFVSTTVANAAGAPISCTDAQNNIVAAFYDVSGTICRQTLKLAGQTTSLTLLERITCNPVGLIAEEIIGNGLTTTYSYEPETLRLHNLHAVRSDSSVLQDLTYGYDRVGNRTSITDSTVSTRYYQNQSTSGDRIFTYDALYQLISACGRENASNTQVPYAELPTLIPTDSNQTLSYTRSYQYDDSGNLSSFSHLGAASFTRTMVISTQSNRSLLQNGSNSLTADDTDAGFDPCGNLRGLPTSATTTDNMRWDNSNHLQAVILLDRKGDIQQSDREIYQYSAGVRVRKQARILTKTDSNLWTVDEVRYLPGLELRRHWQETINGDTITPQAATEALHVITTQAGRASIRVLHWESGKPASINNDQVRWSVDDSSGAASLELDAQGQIISHEEYYPFGGTAVWAARSELEASYKVIRYSGKERDGTGLYYYGYRYYAPWLCRWTAADPGQEIDGLNLYRMVRNNPLTLTDVDGLMPKLVLTKEEIAEFEHLYDSALKSGKYQKNTPDMKRFVLTNHSRASTYSLKSESVIDILFHVMYQQSKYVLPPESWQKAMSANKAAQAQAAQAAAVNGKKAILYVWAAQSHLIQNASPKERLNADKVVKHIRKLNRDPNASRDRHDFFEQNAHKGVANGIYELDGKTGEELAKLLDEYIKSNATLINKTLYRGTTTLPSVRPGRFTATSESQNIASLFGKHIETFKGGYGVRVPNIYCNRDEREYLFSRSAPPKPVHSTTPRQRPLDPGAGCSKAA from the coding sequence TTGCTATCTCATTCTCAACTGGAGGTATCCAGCCGAACCACCCTGGACCGCGATCCCCGCCGCTTTATTGCCTGGCAGAAAAACAATACGGCAGTGCCGAACCTGCACAACAGGCTGTCACTGGCAGGCCAGATACTAAAGCGCGACAGCACCGATAGCGGCTGGCAAGTGATGATCTTTAATGCTGCAGGCGGCGTCGCATGGGGCATTGACGCTCGCGGTACTATCCAGACTCATGCCTGGGACGCGCTGGGCCGTCCAGTTTCAGGTACTGAACAGGCTGCCGGTGATACACTCCGTACCGCCTGGCGTAAAGAGTATGGCGATGCTGTTGCCTCCTCTGAGGATGCTTACCGTAACAATCTGCGTGGTGTCTGTGTACGCCAGTATGATGATGGCGGGCTACTTTCCATCAATGCGATTGCCCTTAGCGGTGCCGTTTTACAGCAAACAAAACGCTTTCTCAACGATGCTGAAGGTAAGCCTGACTGGCCGGAAAATGACACCGCCTGTGACGCCTTACTGGAAGCCGGCGGCTTTGTCTCCACGACTGTGGCGAATGCTGCCGGCGCCCCCATTAGCTGCACAGATGCACAGAACAACATAGTGGCGGCATTTTATGACGTCAGCGGCACTATCTGCCGCCAGACCCTGAAACTGGCCGGACAAACTACCTCGCTCACTCTGCTGGAACGCATTACCTGTAACCCCGTAGGGCTGATCGCTGAAGAAATCATCGGAAACGGTCTGACAACGACCTACAGTTATGAACCAGAGACTTTACGTCTGCATAATCTTCATGCTGTCCGTAGCGATAGCAGCGTGCTTCAGGATTTGACGTATGGTTATGATCGAGTAGGGAATAGAACATCCATCACCGACAGTACTGTCAGTACACGTTACTACCAAAACCAGTCTACCTCTGGCGACCGAATATTTACCTATGACGCGCTGTATCAGCTTATCTCTGCCTGCGGACGCGAGAATGCCAGTAATACGCAAGTCCCGTACGCTGAGCTGCCCACGCTCATTCCCACTGACAGTAACCAGACTCTTAGCTATACCCGCTCATACCAGTACGATGACAGCGGCAACCTGAGCTCATTCTCCCACCTTGGTGCCGCCAGCTTTACCCGGACAATGGTGATAAGCACGCAGTCCAACCGCAGCTTATTGCAAAACGGCAGCAACTCCCTGACTGCGGATGATACGGATGCGGGGTTCGACCCTTGTGGCAACCTTCGCGGGTTACCAACGTCTGCCACGACGACTGACAATATGCGTTGGGATAATAGCAACCATCTGCAGGCAGTGATTCTTCTTGACCGCAAAGGTGACATTCAACAAAGCGACCGTGAAATCTACCAGTACAGCGCCGGGGTACGTGTACGTAAACAGGCCCGTATCCTGACGAAAACCGACAGCAATCTGTGGACGGTGGACGAAGTGCGCTATCTGCCGGGCCTTGAGCTGCGACGCCACTGGCAGGAAACGATCAACGGCGACACCATTACGCCACAAGCGGCTACCGAAGCATTGCATGTCATCACAACCCAGGCCGGACGCGCCAGCATCCGGGTGTTGCACTGGGAATCGGGAAAACCTGCCAGTATTAACAATGATCAGGTGCGCTGGAGCGTGGATGACAGTAGCGGCGCGGCCTCACTGGAGTTGGATGCTCAGGGGCAGATTATCAGCCACGAAGAATATTATCCCTTCGGCGGCACAGCGGTGTGGGCGGCGCGTAGTGAACTGGAAGCCAGTTATAAAGTGATCCGCTATTCCGGCAAGGAGCGTGACGGCACGGGCTTATATTACTACGGCTATCGCTATTACGCTCCCTGGCTATGTCGCTGGACAGCAGCCGATCCGGGCCAGGAAATCGACGGGCTGAATTTGTACCGCATGGTGAGAAATAATCCGCTCACGCTGACAGATGTTGATGGATTAATGCCTAAATTAGTGTTGACGAAGGAGGAAATCGCAGAATTTGAACATTTATATGACAGTGCGCTGAAAAGTGGAAAATATCAAAAAAATACTCCTGACATGAAACGCTTCGTTCTCACCAACCATTCACGCGCCAGTACATATTCCTTAAAAAGCGAAAGCGTTATAGATATTCTTTTTCACGTCATGTATCAACAGTCAAAATATGTCCTTCCACCTGAATCTTGGCAGAAAGCCATGAGTGCAAATAAAGCAGCACAAGCTCAAGCAGCCCAGGCAGCTGCCGTGAATGGGAAAAAAGCAATACTCTATGTTTGGGCAGCACAATCCCACTTGATACAAAACGCCTCCCCCAAAGAGAGACTGAACGCTGACAAAGTGGTTAAACATATAAGAAAATTAAACAGAGACCCAAATGCAAGCAGAGACCGGCATGATTTTTTTGAGCAAAACGCACATAAAGGCGTGGCGAACGGCATCTATGAACTTGATGGTAAAACTGGCGAAGAACTTGCCAAACTTCTTGATGAGTATATTAAGAGTAACGCCACATTAATAAATAAAACACTCTATCGGGGAACCACGACGTTGCCATCAGTTCGGCCCGGTAGATTCACTGCAACATCAGAAAGTCAGAATATTGCCAGTTTGTTTGGTAAACATATCGAGACCTTCAAAGGAGGATATGGAGTACGGGTACCCAATATTTATTGCAATAGAGATGAAAGAGAATATTTATTCTCCCGGAGCGCCCCACCCAAGCCGGTTCACTCTACCACTCCTCGCCAAAGACCATTAGATCCTGGCGCTGGCTGTAGTAAAGCCGCCTGA
- a CDS encoding Rhs family protein — protein sequence MTLAIATPVIAVCDNHGITIRTLNWNRVDKDSPRRLLVTHTRLDTASRATVQRDPRRFAAWRQDDTALPNLSCMASLTGQVLKRVSTDSGWQVTRFDAASHAAWSIDSRGAVHTQAYDTLGRPQSGSEQLKGEAFRISWRHAYTDTGSADANAQKNNLRGLCVQRWDDSGLQTVESVALSGAIIRQTQQFLLSAQAQPDWPEDDAGRQALLEDKIYLSTISADARGNSLIQTDAMGNQQSWRYDVSSHVKSQYATLSDGKKQTLLEGIVWSAASQILEENSGNGVTTTYRYEPETQRLSAMSALRADSIRLQDLDYGYDNTGNLISITDNTIATCYFQNQQTDGLREFTYDALYQLLEATGRENAGNTTAPYAILPAPIPTDSNQTVGYARSYRYDDSGNLLSLSHQGAASFTRAMAISDVSNRSRLQNDAGTLTPDDVDAGFDACGNLLNLQVSATASDPLIWSASNHLQTVNLLDRNGDIQQSDREIYQYSAGMRMRKQTRILTKADSNLWTVDEVRYLPGLELRRHWQETITGDTVTSQEATEELHVITTQAGRAGIRVLHWKTGKPDSIDNDQARWQISDNIYALELDAQGQTISREEYYPFGGTAVWAARSELETSYKVIRYSGKERDGTGLYYYGYRYYAPWLCRWTAADPGQEIDGLNLYRMVRNNPLTLTDESGLAPGGNSAQPSASEERFKSLVPTLINIVRAQISDARQALEGNARVVPQNSGWAYLQNVWERWNPLNNNPSSSTKKPNEINNETRSLIKDYMGNDSKETIKILKDALEKMDQAAAALNENSFRNINEDPYTPKNAAACVGSNEHILYDTTKNISIYINYEETGKRHLYDIATVIIHEMTHLVLKTKDYCNSQTVPFPGQFDGKSTKKLRQYANQPNNTPLTGADNIANLISLLYYSQAGDTQTKSLYTRYKQSLSKSGWQESLLDFSGAMPEVSWPRVNSAEIQRRVFPVSRIKPASVH from the coding sequence ATGACTTTAGCAATCGCCACCCCGGTGATTGCCGTATGTGATAACCACGGTATCACCATTCGTACCCTTAACTGGAACCGCGTGGATAAAGACAGTCCTCGTCGACTTCTGGTTACCCACACCCGGCTGGACACGGCCAGCCGGGCCACCGTACAGCGAGATCCTCGCCGTTTCGCCGCCTGGCGGCAAGACGATACGGCATTGCCGAACCTGTCCTGCATGGCATCGTTGACAGGTCAGGTGCTAAAGCGCGTCAGTACTGATAGCGGCTGGCAGGTAACGCGCTTTGATGCAGCCAGCCACGCTGCATGGTCCATTGATAGTCGGGGCGCCGTACATACGCAGGCTTACGATACGCTGGGTCGTCCGCAAAGCGGCAGTGAGCAACTCAAAGGCGAGGCATTCCGGATAAGCTGGCGTCACGCATACACGGATACGGGCTCTGCGGATGCCAACGCGCAGAAAAACAACCTGCGCGGATTATGCGTACAGCGCTGGGATGATAGCGGCCTGCAGACTGTCGAATCGGTGGCGCTGAGTGGAGCAATTATCCGCCAGACACAACAGTTCCTCTTATCTGCGCAAGCGCAGCCTGACTGGCCGGAGGATGACGCCGGCAGACAGGCGCTACTGGAGGATAAGATTTATCTTTCGACAATATCTGCCGATGCGCGCGGTAATAGCCTGATCCAGACCGATGCAATGGGGAATCAGCAGAGTTGGCGTTATGACGTCAGCTCCCATGTAAAAAGCCAGTATGCGACACTTTCGGATGGTAAAAAACAGACCCTGCTTGAGGGCATTGTGTGGAGTGCCGCAAGCCAGATTCTGGAGGAAAATAGCGGTAACGGCGTGACCACAACCTACCGCTATGAACCTGAAACACAGCGTCTCTCGGCGATGAGCGCACTGCGCGCCGACAGTATTCGGCTTCAGGATCTGGACTACGGCTACGACAATACTGGCAATTTAATTTCAATTACTGATAACACTATTGCGACCTGCTACTTCCAGAATCAGCAAACCGACGGACTGAGGGAGTTCACTTATGACGCGCTCTATCAATTGCTGGAGGCAACCGGGCGCGAGAATGCCGGTAATACTACCGCCCCGTATGCTATTCTGCCCGCGCCTATCCCAACAGACAGCAATCAAACCGTCGGTTATGCTCGTTCCTATCGCTATGATGACAGCGGTAATCTGCTCTCCCTCTCTCACCAGGGCGCCGCGTCCTTTACCCGCGCCATGGCGATAAGTGATGTGTCTAACCGCAGCAGGTTGCAAAACGACGCCGGAACGCTGACGCCGGATGACGTTGATGCGGGGTTCGACGCCTGCGGCAACCTACTGAATCTGCAGGTGTCCGCCACAGCCTCCGATCCACTCATCTGGAGCGCCAGTAATCATCTACAAACGGTCAACCTTCTTGATCGTAACGGCGACATCCAGCAGAGCGACCGGGAGATTTACCAGTACAGCGCCGGGATGCGCATGCGCAAACAGACCCGTATCCTGACGAAAGCCGACAGCAATCTGTGGACGGTGGACGAAGTGCGCTATCTGCCGGGCCTTGAGCTGCGGCGGCACTGGCAGGAAACCATCACCGGCGATACCGTCACGTCGCAGGAGGCTACTGAAGAGCTGCATGTGATAACCACCCAGGCGGGACGCGCCGGTATCCGGGTGCTGCACTGGAAAACAGGCAAACCTGACAGCATTGATAATGACCAGGCTCGCTGGCAGATAAGCGATAATATTTATGCGCTGGAACTGGATGCGCAGGGACAAACTATCAGTCGCGAAGAATATTATCCCTTCGGCGGCACAGCGGTGTGGGCGGCGCGTAGTGAACTGGAAACCAGTTATAAAGTGATCCGCTATTCCGGCAAAGAGCGTGACGGTACTGGCTTATACTACTACGGCTATCGTTATTACGCTCCCTGGCTGTGCCGCTGGACAGCAGCCGATCCGGGCCAGGAAATCGACGGGCTGAATTTGTACCGCATGGTGAGAAATAATCCGCTCACGCTGACAGATGAGTCAGGCCTGGCGCCGGGAGGTAACTCTGCACAACCTTCCGCGTCTGAAGAACGTTTTAAATCACTTGTCCCTACCCTTATAAATATTGTCAGAGCGCAAATTAGTGACGCACGCCAGGCACTGGAAGGCAATGCCAGAGTGGTACCCCAAAATAGCGGGTGGGCGTACCTACAGAATGTATGGGAGCGATGGAATCCATTGAATAATAATCCATCCAGCAGCACAAAAAAGCCTAATGAGATTAACAATGAAACCAGATCTCTTATTAAAGACTATATGGGAAATGATTCAAAGGAAACAATAAAAATATTAAAAGATGCCTTAGAGAAAATGGATCAGGCTGCAGCGGCATTAAATGAAAACTCATTCCGTAACATTAATGAAGATCCTTATACACCCAAAAATGCTGCAGCATGCGTCGGATCTAATGAACACATTTTATATGATACCACAAAAAATATCAGTATATATATCAATTACGAGGAGACAGGGAAAAGACATTTATATGATATCGCCACAGTAATCATTCATGAAATGACCCATCTCGTTTTAAAAACCAAAGATTATTGTAATTCACAAACAGTACCGTTTCCTGGTCAATTTGATGGAAAGAGTACGAAAAAATTGCGGCAATATGCCAACCAGCCGAATAACACACCTTTAACGGGGGCGGATAATATAGCAAACCTTATTAGTTTACTTTATTACTCACAAGCCGGCGATACACAAACAAAATCTTTATATACACGCTATAAACAGAGCTTGTCGAAATCAGGCTGGCAGGAGTCATTACTGGATTTTAGCGGCGCAATGCCAGAGGTGAGCTGGCCACGGGTGAATTCTGCTGAAATCCAGCGACGAGTATTCCCCGTCTCCCGAATAAAACCGGCATCAGTCCACTAA
- the spvB_1 gene encoding 65 kDa virulence protein yields MLKENTSSSAASLMVTPPSLPKGGGTLRGMGEALGQAGPGGMASMTLPLPVSAGRGFAPSLSLSYSSAAGNSIFGIGWACAALRISRRTSHGVPQYNDNDEFLGPDGEVLVKTISTSQAPNPTTCQQYGSTTLSQTWTVTRYQPRTEGAFHRLEHWQGKAPGDDFWLLHESAGNLHMLGKTASARISDPHNAAHIAEWRVEESVNPVGDHIYYCWQTENSSNISQVDQDNQRDCSTQRYLANVQYGSQTPASDLYLWKSDKPDAKWLFTLIFDYGERSLDPDTAPAFSTTTSWPARQDAFSRYEYGFEIRTHRLCQTVLMFHHFPDELKQDNALVSRLLLEYNETPVLSQLTSAQTLAYEADSSVLSCPPLELCYSQPDISGTQWQQMSSLSGLDSPPYQLVDLYGEGVPGILWLNGKDWRYRAPCRGKVGTDEVVYADWANLPQIPALRNASARLMDIDGDGQLDWVVATPGMAGFFTQQSDKNWSGFTPFSALPEEFFHPQAQFTQLMGSGLIDLAMIGPKSVRLYANEGSAFSAGLNINQDENIELPGPGRDARELVFFTDILGSGQSHLCRIRYNSVTCWPNLGGGRFGSPVQLSLSSPLDSEEQFNPENLLLADTDGSGAPDLIYVQHNQATVWLNQGGNGFVFGSNIAFPDGVVYDRLCQLTVADIQGNGMAELVLTVPWPTPVHWHFAFCAQKPWLLAGTNNNIGANTTLFYRSSAQEWLDEKQQNPQATPTLPFAMHLLVKTTTVDEVTGNQLSQSIRYRKGVYDGKEREFRGFGYVETEDTNNDALPVGDDTPVAATLLTKSWFHCGREEDETTLFGTPWRGDTEEITLNATLLTTWQAGADQVLDNADEAARWWMFRALKGTALRSETYGLDNSSVATVPYTTTQQRMQVRLVQGGAMPVVLPVALEQITHHYERLVGDPQVSQQVTLQTDGYGCATRQVSIAYPRRAYYILQPYPANLPDDAWENTYDDQQQKLRLVESLASFIHLENSQTWLLGLPSQQRVNQLEFDSVPAGGISYETLRADNGLLSAEQTRYLSQQNETIYTSTPPDLRALVHYQRTAVLDETALKAYDGITIPAEYSFDKLGYVKTPALFSFATEADLWAVEHSFTLYNDASQFSTVASLQSTGLVGAITSQYDSHYLVPISQQDALGNTVKMEYDYRFLSPWRTTDINNNYQECQLDALGRLLATSVYGTENGGQAVGFAKVADYPVSSSLTVEQAIAMATTAGYLQQLAVINVTDMFSWMGCVSSDQANSVTADGWSTLLNNRFITFTGHIRPSGHLWARQNPQHPLANLLTEATRNPIHSVTLTADNYPATFDPDDSTKRLQQTGISLSYSDGFGRALQQCVLFPDGKAWHRESDGEISTTEVDASPRWAVSGRTEYDNKGQPVRNYQPFFLDDWHYVVDAAMRTNGYSDTHYYDATGRNIRTITAKGYLRRNTWYAWFTVAEDENDTVGLEDIPV; encoded by the coding sequence ATGTTAAAAGAAAATACATCTTCATCCGCGGCCTCACTCATGGTAACGCCTCCCTCCTTACCAAAAGGAGGCGGTACCTTAAGGGGGATGGGAGAAGCGCTCGGTCAGGCAGGTCCTGGCGGTATGGCGTCAATGACATTACCGCTTCCCGTAAGCGCCGGACGTGGTTTTGCGCCTTCATTATCACTGAGTTATAGCAGCGCTGCCGGAAATAGCATTTTTGGTATTGGCTGGGCGTGCGCTGCGCTGCGCATTAGTCGGCGAACCAGTCATGGCGTACCGCAGTATAACGACAACGACGAATTTCTTGGCCCTGATGGTGAAGTGCTGGTTAAAACCATTAGTACAAGTCAGGCCCCTAACCCCACTACCTGCCAACAATATGGCAGTACGACACTCTCTCAAACCTGGACTGTTACCCGTTATCAGCCCCGCACAGAAGGCGCGTTTCATCGTCTGGAGCACTGGCAAGGCAAAGCCCCAGGCGATGATTTTTGGTTATTGCATGAAAGCGCGGGTAATTTGCATATGCTGGGTAAAACCGCCTCAGCGCGTATCAGCGACCCGCATAATGCCGCACATATTGCTGAATGGCGGGTAGAAGAGTCAGTCAATCCCGTAGGAGATCATATTTATTATTGTTGGCAAACGGAAAATTCCAGTAATATCAGTCAGGTAGACCAAGACAATCAGCGCGACTGTTCCACACAACGCTATCTTGCAAACGTACAATATGGCAGTCAAACGCCCGCCTCTGATTTATATTTATGGAAAAGTGATAAACCTGACGCAAAATGGCTGTTCACGCTTATTTTCGACTATGGCGAACGGTCGCTCGATCCCGATACAGCCCCAGCATTCTCAACGACGACAAGTTGGCCTGCTCGTCAGGATGCTTTTTCCCGCTACGAGTATGGGTTTGAGATTCGTACGCATCGTCTGTGTCAGACGGTATTAATGTTTCATCATTTCCCTGATGAACTCAAACAAGATAATGCCCTGGTTTCACGTTTGTTGCTGGAATATAACGAAACGCCGGTGCTCAGCCAACTAACATCGGCACAGACGCTTGCTTATGAGGCTGACAGCTCGGTACTCTCATGCCCGCCATTAGAGCTTTGTTACTCGCAACCTGATATATCAGGCACCCAGTGGCAGCAGATGTCATCCCTTTCTGGTCTGGATTCCCCGCCTTATCAGTTGGTCGATCTTTATGGCGAAGGCGTACCGGGTATACTGTGGCTTAATGGTAAAGACTGGCGTTATCGCGCGCCTTGCCGGGGCAAGGTTGGTACAGACGAGGTTGTCTATGCCGACTGGGCTAACCTGCCGCAAATCCCGGCCTTGCGAAACGCGTCTGCCCGTCTGATGGATATCGATGGCGACGGCCAACTCGACTGGGTAGTCGCAACACCTGGCATGGCTGGTTTCTTTACTCAACAATCAGATAAAAACTGGAGCGGTTTTACCCCGTTCAGCGCCCTGCCTGAAGAGTTTTTTCATCCACAAGCGCAGTTTACGCAGTTAATGGGATCCGGACTTATCGATCTGGCGATGATCGGGCCAAAAAGTGTACGTCTGTATGCCAACGAGGGCAGCGCGTTCAGCGCAGGATTGAACATTAATCAGGATGAAAATATTGAACTGCCAGGCCCTGGGCGGGATGCCCGCGAACTGGTGTTTTTTACCGATATTCTGGGATCAGGGCAATCACACTTATGTCGCATCCGTTATAACAGCGTTACCTGCTGGCCTAATCTCGGCGGCGGCCGTTTCGGATCGCCTGTCCAGTTGTCCCTGTCATCGCCTCTGGATAGTGAAGAGCAGTTTAATCCTGAAAATTTGTTGTTGGCTGATACCGATGGTTCCGGCGCGCCTGACTTGATCTATGTGCAGCATAATCAGGCAACGGTTTGGTTGAATCAGGGGGGGAATGGTTTCGTTTTCGGGTCCAATATTGCTTTTCCTGATGGCGTCGTTTATGACCGTCTTTGCCAGCTTACTGTGGCAGATATTCAGGGCAATGGCATGGCTGAACTGGTACTTACTGTTCCCTGGCCAACCCCTGTGCACTGGCATTTTGCTTTTTGTGCGCAAAAACCCTGGCTTTTGGCAGGCACGAATAACAATATCGGCGCCAACACCACGCTTTTTTATCGCAGTTCAGCGCAAGAATGGCTGGATGAAAAACAGCAAAATCCCCAGGCGACCCCAACATTACCTTTCGCTATGCATCTGCTGGTTAAAACAACCACAGTGGATGAAGTTACCGGCAATCAGCTTAGCCAGAGCATCCGTTATCGTAAAGGCGTTTATGATGGCAAAGAGCGTGAATTCCGTGGTTTTGGTTATGTCGAAACTGAAGACACCAATAATGATGCGCTCCCGGTTGGCGACGATACCCCCGTTGCCGCGACGCTTCTGACAAAGTCCTGGTTCCATTGTGGTCGTGAAGAGGATGAAACCACACTATTTGGTACGCCCTGGCGCGGTGATACAGAAGAAATCACGCTGAATGCCACGCTTCTGACAACCTGGCAGGCCGGAGCGGATCAGGTGTTGGACAACGCCGATGAAGCCGCGCGCTGGTGGATGTTCCGTGCATTAAAAGGAACAGCGCTGCGCAGCGAAACCTATGGACTGGATAACAGCAGCGTCGCAACCGTTCCTTATACCACCACACAACAGCGAATGCAGGTTCGTCTGGTTCAGGGGGGGGCGATGCCCGTGGTATTACCCGTCGCGCTGGAGCAAATAACGCATCATTATGAGCGTCTGGTTGGCGACCCACAGGTTTCACAACAGGTGACGCTTCAGACTGACGGCTATGGCTGCGCTACCCGACAAGTTAGCATTGCATACCCCCGCCGCGCTTATTATATCCTTCAACCCTACCCGGCCAATTTGCCTGATGATGCCTGGGAAAATACCTATGATGATCAACAGCAAAAACTGCGGCTGGTAGAGAGCCTGGCCTCTTTTATTCACCTGGAAAATTCACAAACCTGGCTATTAGGGCTTCCCTCGCAACAACGGGTAAATCAACTGGAGTTCGATTCTGTTCCCGCTGGCGGTATCAGCTACGAAACGCTTCGGGCAGATAATGGCCTGTTAAGTGCCGAACAAACTCGCTATCTGTCCCAACAAAACGAAACTATCTACACATCGACACCCCCTGATTTGCGGGCGCTGGTACACTATCAACGCACGGCGGTACTGGATGAAACGGCGCTTAAAGCCTATGACGGAATCACTATCCCTGCTGAATACAGTTTCGATAAGCTAGGTTATGTTAAGACACCGGCGCTCTTTTCCTTTGCAACCGAAGCCGACCTTTGGGCAGTTGAGCACAGCTTTACGCTCTATAACGATGCCAGTCAATTCTCAACGGTGGCAAGCCTGCAATCTACCGGGCTCGTCGGCGCCATAACCAGTCAGTATGACTCGCATTATCTGGTGCCAATCAGCCAGCAAGATGCACTGGGTAACACAGTGAAAATGGAATATGACTATCGTTTCCTGAGTCCGTGGCGCACAACTGATATCAATAATAATTATCAGGAGTGTCAACTGGATGCGCTCGGACGTCTGCTGGCAACCAGTGTCTATGGAACAGAAAACGGTGGCCAGGCGGTGGGATTTGCAAAAGTCGCCGACTATCCTGTCTCGTCTTCGCTTACCGTTGAGCAAGCCATTGCGATGGCGACAACGGCGGGGTATCTCCAGCAACTGGCCGTCATCAACGTTACTGATATGTTCAGTTGGATGGGCTGCGTTTCCTCTGATCAGGCAAACAGTGTCACTGCTGATGGCTGGTCTACTCTGTTGAATAACCGCTTTATTACATTTACCGGGCATATTCGTCCATCAGGTCATCTTTGGGCGCGTCAAAATCCACAGCATCCTCTGGCAAATTTACTGACTGAGGCAACCCGTAATCCCATCCACAGTGTGACCCTGACCGCAGATAACTATCCTGCAACGTTTGATCCAGATGACTCAACGAAACGATTGCAGCAAACCGGTATTTCGCTGAGTTACAGCGATGGTTTTGGCCGGGCACTGCAGCAATGCGTCCTCTTTCCGGATGGGAAAGCCTGGCACAGAGAAAGCGATGGGGAAATCAGTACAACAGAGGTTGATGCCAGCCCCCGCTGGGCCGTTTCCGGACGCACTGAGTATGACAATAAAGGCCAGCCGGTTCGCAACTATCAACCCTTTTTCCTGGATGACTGGCACTATGTTGTCGATGCCGCAATGCGTACAAACGGCTATAGCGACACGCATTATTACGATGCAACAGGCCGCAATATTCGCACGATTACGGCTAAAGGTTATCTGCGCCGCAATACCTGGTATGCCTGGTTCACGGTCGCAGAAGATGAAAATGACACCGTGGGACTGGAGGATATTCCCGTATGA